Proteins encoded within one genomic window of Penaeus monodon isolate SGIC_2016 unplaced genomic scaffold, NSTDA_Pmon_1 PmonScaffold_415, whole genome shotgun sequence:
- the LOC119570844 gene encoding glycine-rich cell wall structural protein-like: MAVPHGNGSSSGGLGKKGGKWWIWGFLPGNGSSSGGFGGNRWKQGWIWGFPPLIKWKQHGGFGKRWGMVVWRFPTGQVKSSMGIRWNRWKQWGMAVFPDQGNSRGGFRGTGGGMGIWGFPHGSMEAAGVGFGGTGGSMGKLGVSPTGSSGGSSGGSVEQGEAVGDMGSSTGQVEAAVGDSVEQVGSSGGGYGGSSIGSSGGNSGGLGGIGGSGGFDILWWIKWRQQLVIGGAGGSSVDMAVPPLDQVEAAVVD, encoded by the coding sequence ATGGCGGTTCCCCACGGCAATGGAAGCAGCAGTGGTGGtttgggtaaaaaggggggaaagtggtGGATATGGGGGTTCCTCCCTGGTAATGGAAGCAGCAGTGGGGGTTTCGGGGGAAACAGGTGGAAGCAGGGGTGGATATGGGGGTTTCCCCCACTGATCAAGTGGAAGCAGCATGGTGGATTCGGTAAACGGTGGGGCATGGTGGTATGGCGGTTCCCCACGGGACAAGTAAAAAGCAGCATGGGGATTCGGTGGAACAGGTGGAAGCAGTGGGGTATGGCGGTTTTCCCGGATCAAGGGAACAGCAGGGGGGGGTTTCGGGGAACAGGGGGAGGCATGGGGATATGGGGGTTCCCCCACGGATCAATGGAAGCAGCAGGGGTTGGATTCGGTGGAACGGGGGGAAGCATGGGGAAATTAGGGGTTTCCCCCACGGGGTCGAGTGGAGGCAGCAGTGGTGGTTCGGTGGAACAGGGGGAAGCAGTGGGGGATATGGGGTCCTCCACTGGTCAGGTGGAGGCAGCAGTGGGGGATTCGGTGGAACAGGTGGGAAGCAGTGGTGGTGGATATGGCGGTTCCTCCATTGGATCAAGTGGAGGAAACAGTGGTGGATTAGGTGGAATAGGTGGAAGTGGGGGTTTTGATATTTTATGGTGGATCAAGTGGAGGCAGCAGTTGGTGATCGGAGGAGCAGGTGGAAGCAGTGTGGATATGGCGGTTCCTCCACTGGATCAAGTGGAAGCAGCAGTGGTGGATTAG